A single Campylobacter ureolyticus ACS-301-V-Sch3b DNA region contains:
- a CDS encoding sensor histidine kinase: MQKLSAEAKRLSVFFNRLDPLASNKRGRRKKTNLNNLIKNVLELFQEVSDDEGIKMEFTSSDEFHINIIEEDLYMALTNIIENAIFWVKYTGEATMNIEVSIFDKDDKVFIEISDNGLGVSTDDLVDDIIFTPGYSAKKRVIEDNGTGLGLAIAGEAVQRNNGKLEVIDAGKGACFRITLDRN, translated from the coding sequence ATGCAAAAATTAAGTGCAGAAGCTAAAAGACTAAGTGTATTTTTTAATCGCCTTGATCCGCTTGCATCTAATAAGAGAGGAAGACGTAAAAAAACAAACTTGAATAATCTAATCAAGAATGTATTAGAACTTTTCCAAGAAGTATCAGATGACGAAGGAATTAAAATGGAATTTACATCATCTGATGAATTTCATATTAATATAATAGAAGAAGATTTATATATGGCTTTAACAAATATTATTGAAAATGCAATATTTTGGGTTAAGTATACGGGTGAAGCTACTATGAATATTGAAGTTTCAATTTTTGATAAAGATGATAAAGTATTTATCGAAATATCAGATAATGGACTAGGAGTTTCAACTGATGATTTAGTAGATGATATTATTTTTACTCCAGGATATTCTGCTAAAAAAAGAGTTATTGAAGATAACGGAACTGGACTAGGATTAGCTATAGCGGGAGAAGCTGTTCAAAGGAATAATGGTAAATTAGAAGTAATTGATGCAGGCAAAGGAGCTTGCTTTCGAATAACATTGGATAGGAACTAA
- the trmA gene encoding tRNA (uridine(54)-C5)-methyltransferase TrmA, translating into MGFCKHLGECGSCTLNLPYYEQISYKKEFIKELFGQIYSGDFEFFGSSKTGYRIRAEFGLYHEKNDLFYTMNGTKQRHLKIDECLKVDSKIANLMPHLLNELKNSDKLKFKVFGAEFIATKNDILVILLYHRNILEIQNELLNLSQNLGVNLIARSRGKKLVFGSENLNESLLINGREFKYTFESGAFIQPNKSVNEQMISWVLKNIDRPKDLLEMYCGYGNFTIPLSFKFRAVLANEISKNAIKNALKNCELNGALNIEFLRMDSDDLMSAFNGVSFNRLKDINLNDFDISHILVDPPRAGLSKEVVRFIKNYENIIYVSCNPLTLKENLDEICKTHKVVKFALFDQFPHTKHVESIVILKKYK; encoded by the coding sequence GTGGGATTTTGCAAGCATTTAGGTGAGTGTGGAAGTTGTACTTTAAACTTGCCCTATTATGAGCAAATTTCATATAAAAAAGAGTTTATAAAAGAACTTTTTGGTCAAATTTACAGCGGCGATTTTGAGTTTTTTGGTTCATCAAAAACAGGCTATAGGATAAGAGCTGAGTTTGGGCTTTATCACGAAAAAAACGACCTTTTTTATACGATGAATGGCACAAAACAAAGGCATTTAAAGATAGATGAGTGCCTAAAAGTTGATAGTAAAATAGCAAATTTAATGCCACATCTTTTAAATGAGTTAAAAAATAGCGATAAACTGAAATTTAAAGTCTTTGGAGCTGAGTTTATTGCAACTAAAAATGATATTTTAGTGATTTTGTTATATCACAGAAATATTTTAGAAATTCAAAATGAGCTTTTAAATTTAAGTCAAAATTTAGGCGTAAATTTGATAGCAAGAAGTAGGGGCAAAAAGCTTGTTTTTGGAAGTGAAAATTTAAACGAAAGCTTGCTTATAAATGGTCGTGAGTTTAAATACACATTTGAAAGTGGTGCCTTTATCCAGCCAAACAAAAGCGTAAATGAACAGATGATAAGCTGGGTTTTAAAAAACATTGATAGACCAAAAGACCTCTTAGAGATGTATTGTGGATATGGCAATTTTACAATCCCTTTAAGCTTTAAATTTAGAGCCGTCTTGGCAAATGAAATTAGCAAAAATGCCATAAAAAACGCACTTAAAAACTGCGAGTTAAACGGCGCTTTAAACATTGAGTTTTTGCGAATGGATAGTGATGACTTGATGAGTGCGTTTAATGGAGTAAGTTTTAATAGACTAAAAGATATAAATTTAAACGATTTTGATATCAGTCATATTTTGGTTGATCCACCTCGCGCTGGACTTAGCAAAGAGGTTGTGAGATTTATAAAAAACTATGAAAATATCATCTATGTCTCTTGCAATCCCCTGACTTTAAAAGAAAATTTAGATGAAATTTGCAAAACTCATAAAGTTGTCAAATTTGCACTATTTGATCAATTTCCACATACAAAACATGTGGAGAGTATAGTCATACTTAAAAAATATAAATAA
- a CDS encoding SDR family NAD(P)-dependent oxidoreductase: MNKNILITGATSGFGEATALLFAKNGYNTILLARRKERLDSLKDSIAKFGVKAHTICADVRDKKAIFESIENLPKEFKNIDILVNNAGLALGQDKFGDANLDNLETMVDTNIKGVLYVTKAVLPLINKGGYIFNIGSVAGNWSYQGSNVYGGTKAFIKQFSLNLRNDIRGSGIRVTNIEPGLCKTEFSLVRFKGDKEKADKVYENTEFITAENIAEIIYSCAILPKNVNINSLEVMATTQTWAGFFHERVN; the protein is encoded by the coding sequence ATGAATAAAAATATACTAATAACAGGCGCAACATCTGGATTTGGTGAAGCAACAGCTTTGCTTTTTGCAAAAAATGGCTATAACACTATTTTACTTGCAAGAAGGAAAGAAAGACTTGATAGTCTAAAAGATAGTATTGCTAAATTTGGCGTAAAAGCTCACACGATTTGTGCTGATGTTAGGGATAAAAAAGCTATTTTTGAAAGCATTGAAAACTTGCCAAAAGAGTTTAAAAACATCGATATTTTAGTAAATAATGCAGGTTTGGCTCTTGGACAAGATAAATTTGGCGATGCAAATTTAGACAATCTAGAAACTATGGTTGATACAAACATAAAAGGTGTTTTATATGTTACAAAGGCGGTTTTACCGCTTATTAATAAAGGTGGATATATTTTCAACATCGGCTCTGTTGCTGGAAACTGGAGCTATCAAGGCTCAAACGTTTATGGTGGCACAAAAGCATTTATTAAGCAATTTAGTCTTAATTTAAGAAATGATATAAGAGGAAGCGGCATAAGAGTGACAAACATCGAGCCTGGACTTTGCAAGACTGAGTTTAGCCTTGTTAGATTCAAAGGCGACAAAGAAAAAGCCGATAAAGTCTATGAAAATACCGAGTTTATAACAGCTGAAAATATCGCCGAGATTATCTATAGTTGTGCAATTTTGCCAAAAAATGTCAATATCAACTCTCTTGAAGTTATGGCGACAACCCAAACTTGGGCTGGATTTTTCCATGAAAGAGTTAATTAG
- a CDS encoding ATP-binding protein, translating to MKSYFEPTGRLIMSIGKDLIKDLPAAIVELVKNAYDADATNVIITYRKNKDSLEIIVKDDGHGMSKDTVIGTWMVPSTDYKLRKKTSPKGRIYQGKKGIGRYAVSLLGNKLKLSTVNNGIRTIAFFNWSDFNTNKKLSDIPVYIETEKTNEGSGTILYITNEIGNDLSEKISDEDTKKIEIELSRLLYDKTDFNIEVCYENFFDDLNKNVCKVIEPVEFYDTCHYRLVGVINKDFSYELKYFNYYLDEEKIIDGQIDIFLKERLKKCGKVKIDYRVYDKDPEGIEIITNFINNTQDARYTKTDIRNILKEQSGISIYRNGFRIRPYGDQGYDWLNLDAQRVQNPSLSIGSEQINGRISIEDEEKSGLKEKSARDGLYENDSYWTLQKIANFALSILEKERFKYRRDNKPKKKDKPLEKLFDFSNVKLNVEKSIEKTRKQLKKSPEKQEEIFKLLIKK from the coding sequence GTGAAGAGTTATTTTGAACCTACTGGAAGATTAATTATGTCTATCGGTAAAGATTTAATTAAAGATTTACCAGCAGCTATAGTTGAATTGGTAAAAAATGCCTATGATGCTGATGCAACAAATGTGATAATAACATATAGGAAAAATAAAGATTCATTAGAAATCATTGTGAAAGATGATGGTCATGGAATGTCGAAAGATACAGTTATCGGAACTTGGATGGTTCCATCTACTGATTACAAATTAAGAAAGAAGACCAGTCCAAAAGGCAGAATATATCAGGGAAAAAAGGGTATAGGTCGATATGCTGTTTCATTATTAGGTAATAAATTAAAATTATCAACTGTAAATAATGGAATACGAACTATAGCTTTTTTTAACTGGAGTGATTTTAATACTAATAAAAAGTTGTCTGATATTCCTGTTTATATTGAAACTGAGAAAACTAATGAAGGATCAGGAACTATTTTGTATATTACAAATGAGATTGGGAATGATTTATCTGAAAAGATATCAGATGAAGATACAAAAAAAATTGAAATAGAACTTTCACGACTTTTATACGATAAAACAGATTTCAATATAGAAGTTTGCTATGAAAACTTTTTTGATGATTTGAATAAAAATGTTTGCAAAGTGATAGAGCCAGTCGAATTTTATGACACATGCCATTATAGGTTAGTTGGTGTGATAAATAAAGATTTTTCTTATGAATTAAAATATTTTAATTATTACTTAGATGAAGAAAAGATTATTGATGGACAAATTGATATATTTTTGAAAGAAAGGTTAAAAAAATGCGGTAAAGTTAAGATTGATTATAGGGTTTATGATAAGGATCCAGAAGGGATAGAAATAATTACTAACTTCATTAATAATACACAGGATGCAAGATATACGAAAACTGATATAAGGAATATTTTAAAGGAGCAGTCAGGTATTAGTATATATAGAAATGGATTTAGAATTAGACCTTATGGAGACCAAGGATATGATTGGTTAAACTTAGATGCTCAGCGTGTTCAAAATCCTAGTTTATCAATAGGTTCGGAACAGATTAATGGTCGAATTAGCATTGAAGATGAAGAAAAGTCTGGGTTAAAAGAAAAAAGCGCAAGAGATGGACTTTATGAAAATGATAGCTATTGGACATTACAGAAAATTGCTAATTTTGCATTAAGTATTTTAGAAAAAGAAAGATTTAAGTATAGACGAGATAACAAGCCTAAAAAGAAAGATAAACCTTTGGAAAAACTATTTGATTTTAGCAATGTGAAGTTAAATGTAGAGAAATCAATTGAAAAAACAAGAAAACAATTGAAGAAAAGTCCAGAGAAGCAAGAAGAAATTTTTAAATTATTAATAAAGAAGTAA
- a CDS encoding DNA cytosine methyltransferase, translating into MKIIDIFSGGGGLSEGFRIDEFQFICHIEKEASACLTLKLRNIYYYLKELNNLELYNKYLRKEINFQELMEVIPGYILEDVLNLEINEETILDVFAFIDKRLNGEHLDGIIGGPPCQAYSTIGRFNNKHKKETDERIYLYEYYVQFLEKYKPKFFVFENVKGLLSFKDYKDNPLLPIIIEAFDSAGYEVRYEIINAEDYGVCQRRERLFLVGFRKDIEVKKNFFEILKTYQSKAPTIKELFSDLPNLKAGEFKSEYSKSIDESEASQEYRDILTDVLTQHISRSNNENDLKIYKLVSDAKKQGLNLKYNELPEELITHTNTKSFLDRYKAIEGNSVSHTVVAHISKDGHYYIHPDSSQNRSISVREAARIQGFPDSYYFESSRTSAFIQIGNAVPPKLSKNLANTILKTLEID; encoded by the coding sequence ATGAAAATCATTGATATTTTTTCAGGTGGAGGAGGATTAAGTGAGGGATTTAGAATAGATGAATTCCAGTTTATTTGTCATATTGAAAAAGAAGCATCGGCATGCTTAACTCTTAAGCTAAGAAACATCTATTATTATTTAAAGGAACTTAACAATTTAGAGTTATATAACAAATATCTTAGAAAAGAAATAAATTTTCAAGAGCTCATGGAAGTCATCCCAGGCTATATTTTAGAAGATGTGTTGAACTTAGAGATTAATGAAGAAACTATTTTAGATGTTTTTGCTTTTATTGATAAAAGGCTCAACGGAGAACATTTAGATGGCATAATTGGTGGACCTCCATGTCAAGCTTATTCTACAATTGGTAGGTTTAATAATAAACACAAAAAAGAAACAGATGAAAGAATTTATTTATATGAATATTATGTTCAGTTTTTAGAGAAGTATAAACCAAAGTTCTTTGTGTTTGAAAATGTCAAAGGATTACTTTCGTTTAAAGATTATAAAGATAATCCTTTGCTACCAATAATTATAGAAGCATTTGATTCTGCTGGTTATGAAGTTAGATATGAAATTATAAATGCTGAAGATTATGGAGTCTGTCAAAGAAGAGAGAGGCTGTTTTTAGTAGGTTTTAGAAAAGATATTGAAGTAAAGAAAAATTTCTTTGAGATATTAAAAACTTATCAGTCTAAGGCACCAACAATAAAAGAATTATTTTCTGATTTGCCGAACTTAAAAGCGGGTGAGTTTAAGAGTGAATATTCGAAATCTATTGATGAATCTGAAGCCTCTCAAGAATATCGAGATATTTTGACGGATGTATTAACACAGCATATTAGTAGGTCAAACAATGAGAATGATTTAAAAATTTACAAATTAGTTTCGGACGCTAAGAAGCAAGGATTAAATCTAAAATATAATGAATTGCCAGAAGAATTAATTACTCATACTAATACTAAATCATTTTTGGACAGATATAAAGCTATAGAAGGTAACTCAGTCTCACATACAGTTGTCGCTCATATTTCAAAAGATGGGCATTACTATATACATCCAGATAGCTCTCAAAACAGATCAATAAGTGTAAGAGAGGCAGCGAGAATACAAGGGTTTCCAGATAGTTATTATTTCGAATCTTCTAGGACATCTGCTTTTATTCAAATTGGCAATGCTGTGCCACCAAAGTTATCAAAAAATTTAGCAAATACAATTTTAAAGACTTTAGAAATTG
- a CDS encoding ankyrin repeat domain-containing protein has protein sequence MKKILIFAIFCIFSYANICDEIKKNPNEFFLDSSNKDFFLKDENCFYMAKSLEPLREVSAKIRGLDIDCDGSEAINFWQNFQFVIYKALFTPEIYKTTLKDANSSDLEVNKNREYFQIWALQSFDNYEKFNLFNSLYQVAVPMLVDYYKDDLGYDEGSAIFYASRVANEYLKAAVGSVKSYQIDMLNKSLLNTKFDINLLINHLYTYKPTEIELTNALKTSILLNKDKEFIQTLINWGANLNFGHENTLFYALKNYDILKFLLKNGAMINYKNSFGKTPIFYACELNDEKLVAFLIRNGADVNAKIISNYEKIALSSSGSLPFKLCALNHTSKSLLMHAAKYSNLNIVKLLIQNGANINEVDDMGYNAADFALQNNDLEVLKYLESLGLKRHNFLGEYYE, from the coding sequence ATGAAAAAAATTTTAATATTTGCTATTTTTTGTATTTTTTCTTATGCAAATATTTGCGATGAGATCAAAAAAAATCCAAACGAATTTTTCTTAGATAGCTCAAATAAAGATTTTTTTTTAAAAGATGAAAACTGCTTTTATATGGCTAAATCTTTGGAGCCATTAAGAGAAGTAAGTGCTAAAATTAGAGGGCTTGACATTGATTGTGATGGAAGTGAAGCTATAAATTTTTGGCAAAATTTTCAATTTGTTATTTATAAGGCTTTATTTACACCTGAAATTTATAAAACTACTTTAAAAGATGCAAATTCAAGCGATTTAGAAGTAAATAAAAATAGGGAATATTTTCAAATTTGGGCTTTACAAAGTTTTGATAATTATGAAAAATTTAATCTTTTTAACTCCCTTTATCAAGTAGCTGTTCCAATGCTTGTGGATTATTATAAAGATGATTTAGGTTATGATGAAGGAAGTGCGATATTTTATGCCTCACGTGTGGCTAATGAGTATTTAAAAGCAGCTGTTGGAAGTGTTAAAAGCTATCAAATCGATATGCTAAATAAATCTTTATTAAATACAAAATTTGATATAAATTTACTAATTAATCATCTCTACACTTATAAGCCAACCGAAATAGAACTTACAAACGCATTAAAAACTTCTATTTTGCTTAATAAAGATAAAGAATTTATACAAACTTTAATAAATTGGGGTGCAAATTTAAATTTTGGACATGAAAATACTCTTTTTTACGCATTAAAAAACTATGATATTTTAAAATTTTTACTTAAAAACGGCGCTATGATAAATTATAAAAATAGTTTTGGAAAAACACCAATTTTTTATGCTTGCGAATTAAATGATGAAAAGCTAGTTGCTTTTTTAATTCGAAATGGTGCAGATGTAAATGCAAAAATTATTTCAAATTATGAAAAAATAGCACTTAGTTCAAGTGGATCTTTACCGTTTAAGCTTTGTGCGTTAAATCACACTTCAAAAAGCTTATTAATGCACGCTGCAAAGTATTCAAATTTAAATATTGTCAAACTTTTAATCCAAAATGGTGCAAATATAAATGAAGTTGATGATATGGGCTATAATGCAGCTGATTTTGCACTGCAAAATAATGACTTGGAAGTTTTAAAATATTTGGAGAGTTTAGGACTTAAAAGACATAACTTTTTAGGAGAATATTATGAATAA